Genomic window (Deltaproteobacteria bacterium):
TCTCTTCCGTAGCTGAGGGTTCTATTTCTGACCTTTTCCAGGTAATCACCGTGACACCGGCCGTTGATCTCAAAAAGATAGAAGAGGTAGTCATTATTGTTACGAATCAGCCTTTTGTGGAGTCGCGCCATTGAAAAAAGGTTTGATCGCCATTTCTTTTGGGTACATTCTGCTTGTAATTGAAACGGCCTTGGGTCCTCTATTCCAGTTCGGGCAAATCCGCATGGACGGCCTGGTGCCACTCACGGCATGGTACGGGTTTCAGCACCCTTTACCTGGTGGTATCCTCGCTGTATTGGGATTAGGTATCCTCAGTGAGCAGTTATCAGCTATGCCGGCAGGTCTTTATACCCTGGCATATGCCGGTGAATATTTGATGATTAGGTATATCTCAAACCATATAATGTGTACCTCGGCATGGCAACAGGTGATCCTGGTTTCGTTTTTAAGTATTGAGGTCGTGTCGGTCCTTTCAATCGGCAGTGGTGCTGCCGAATTCTTGTGGCCCTGGGGGTTTGCCCAGGCCTTGCTCAATGGTGTTCTTGCCCCTTTCTGGTTTTTTGTCTTTGATAAAGCAAGCTCCTTTATTTTTAGTGAGGGCCTGCGCCCTGGAATAAAAGAACACAGTGAAGTTTAAGCTCAAGACAATTTGGCATGTCAAGCGCTTTGACCGGCTGGACCAGGAGGCAAACAGGCGAAGGTGTGATGTTGCTGTCCTGATCATGTTTCTGTGCCTTGTTATATTTTGTGCCCGCCTGTGGCATCTACAGGTCGTACAGGGAGAGTATTTCAGGGAAAAGTCCGAGCGGAATCGAATAAGGTCGGTGCGTCTTCAACCGCCCCGGGGGAAAATTCTTGATAGGACGGGGCGTCTCCTGGCAGGTGTAAAGCCTTGCTTCAATGTATGTCTTGTCAAAGAAGACGTAGAGGACATGGAAGCTCTCCTGCGCGAGCTTTCTCCCTTGCTGGGAGAGACAGAGGCCGGGATTCGGACACGTCTCGGTTCCGGAAATAAGGGGCCTAAATACATGCCCATAGTAATTAAAAGAGGTGCTGAATGGGATAACCTTTCCAGGATAGAGGCCCGGCTTTTTAGTTTGCCCGGCGTGTTTATTGAGGTAACTCCTGCCAGAAAATATCCATATGGGAGCGTTGCCCCGCATCTGCTCGGTTATCTCGGAGAAATCAGCCGGGAGGATATTTCAGAAAAACGCTATAAAGGTGCACGTCCGGGTGATCTGATAGGGAAATACGGAATTGAGAAGAGATTTGAAAATGATCTGGCAGGAATAAGGGGCCAACGAAGGCTGGAAGTGGATGCCGGGGGACGACTGGTAAGAATTATTGACGAGAAACCGCCCGTTCCCGGGAAAGATCTGCATCTTTCTATTGACTTGGATCTTCAGCAGGCCTCTGAGGAGGCCATGAAGGGATATGTCGGGGCCCTTGTTGCCATGGATCCCCAGACCGGGCGGATACTTGCCCTGGTGAGCAGTCCCGGTTTCGATCCGGATGCATTTGCCAGGGGTATTGACAACGAAGAATGGAAAGCATTGAATGATCCTCTCTCAAGGCCTCTGCAAAACAAGGCCCTGCAGGGCAGATATGCTCCTGGTTCGACTTTCAAGATCGTGGTTGCTGCAGCGGCTTTACAAGAGGGGGTGGTTTCAAAGAATTCGTCGTTCAAATGTACGGGTCGATTCCGTTTAGGCAGAAGCGTCTTCAGGTGTTGGAAGCGGCGTGGACATGGGCAGGTCGATTTGTATAAGGCCCTGGTTGAGTCCTGCGATATCTACTTCTATCAGATCGGTCGTAAGCTGGGGATCGAGAAGATAGCAAAGTACGCCATGGGCTTTGGGCTTGGATCAAAGACCGGGATCGATCTTTCCGATGAGAATGAAGGATTTATTGCTACGCCGGAATGGAAGCTCGGAAGATATCAGGAGCCGTGGCAGGAAGGAGAGACCCTCATCACATCCATAGGCCAGGGTTATACTCTTGTAACTCCTCTGCAGATGGCCTGTCTG
Coding sequences:
- the mrdA gene encoding penicillin-binding protein 2, coding for MKFKLKTIWHVKRFDRLDQEANRRRCDVAVLIMFLCLVIFCARLWHLQVVQGEYFREKSERNRIRSVRLQPPRGKILDRTGRLLAGVKPCFNVCLVKEDVEDMEALLRELSPLLGETEAGIRTRLGSGNKGPKYMPIVIKRGAEWDNLSRIEARLFSLPGVFIEVTPARKYPYGSVAPHLLGYLGEISREDISEKRYKGARPGDLIGKYGIEKRFENDLAGIRGQRRLEVDAGGRLVRIIDEKPPVPGKDLHLSIDLDLQQASEEAMKGYVGALVAMDPQTGRILALVSSPGFDPDAFARGIDNEEWKALNDPLSRPLQNKALQGRYAPGSTFKIVVAAAALQEGVVSKNSSFKCTGRFRLGRSVFRCWKRRGHGQVDLYKALVESCDIYFYQIGRKLGIEKIAKYAMGFGLGSKTGIDLSDENEGFIATPEWKLGRYQEPWQEGETLITSIGQGYTLVTPLQMACLISAVANGGTLFSPVYLEKITGSDGRIVKSFESDPRSNLPISESNLGMIKRALVGAVNDEKGTGSQCKLPDVLVAGKTGTAQVIEQDTHRQDKNIQWKHRDHAWFIAYAPAERPELAVAVLCEHSGHGGSVAAPIAREIFKTWFKTRSPLPLLGPRNTALNINGIDDHA